Part of the Paracoccus sp. MC1862 genome, AGCTGCCGGCATGGGCGGAAAACCCGCTGGCCACGAGGTAATGGATGCCGCTGGAGGTCGCGGTATAGGTGAACTCGGAACGTTCCAGCGCGCCCGCGTCGTCGCTGTAGGCAAGGCTCGCGCCCTCTGCATCGACCAGCTCAAGCACGGTGTCGGCCAGCGAGATACCGTCCATGCGGAACGTCCGGCTCTGTCCCGCCGTCAGGGTGACGGCGATCCAGTCGGTGTCGCCGGCCGTCCCGATGCTGCCCTGGAAGACATCGCCCTCGGGCAGGAAATAGCGGGTGCCACTGTCCGACCGCGCGTCCTCATCCTCGCGGATCGTGGCGTGAGAGGGCGCATGATCAAGGGCGGGCGGCGGCAAATTCCCCCGGAACGACGCTGCGGCCACGGCATGATCTCCGGCTGGACAAGGCGATGCCGCAGGGGCGGCACCTTGGTCCATCATATCCTGATGGGCAAGCCCGGCAAGCAGGTCGCAACCCCCGCGGGTGCGTCACAGCATCTCGACCGCCAGCGCCGTGCCTTCGCCGCCGCCGATGCAGATGGCGGCGATGCCGCGCATCTTGCCCTGCTGACGCAGGGCGTTGATCAGCGTGACGACGATCCGCGCGCCCGAGGCGCCGATGGGATGGCCCAGCGCGCAGGCGCCGCCGTTGACGTTCACGCGGTCGGGCGACAGGCCCATCTTCTGCATGAAGGCCATGGGAACCACGGCGAAGGCCTCGTTCACCTCCCACAGATCGACGTCGTCCTTGGACCAGCCGAGCTTCGCCAGCAGCTTTTCCGCAGCCGGCACGGGCGCGGTCGGGAACTCGGCCGGGGCCTGCGCGTGGCCGGCATGGCCCACGATCCGGGCGATGGCCCCCTTGGGATCGTCCGACAGCACCAGCGCCGCCGCCCCGTCCGAGATCGAGGACGAATTCGCCGCCGTCACCGTCCCGTCCTTGCGGAAGGCGGGCTTCAGCGTCGGGATCTTGTCGGGCCGCGCGTTGCCGGGCTGCTCGTCGGTGTCCACCACGGTCTCTCCGCCGCGGGTCGCGAGTGTCACCGCCACCACTTCGTCGGCAAAGCGGCCCTCCCTGATCGCCGACTGGGCGCGGGTCAGGGAACGCAGCGCGTAGTCGTCCTGCGCCTGCCGGGTGAACTGGAATTCCTCGGCGCAATCCTCGGCAAAGGTGCCCATCAGGCGGCCCTTGTCATAGGCGTCCTCCAGCCCGTCGAGGAACATGGAATCCATCACCTGCCCATGCCCCAGCCGCGCGCCGCCGCGCATCTTGGGCAGCAGGTAGGGCGCGTTGGTCATGCTCTCCATGCCCCCCGCGACGATGGTCCGCGCCGAACCCGCGCGGATGGAATCCGTGGCCTGCATCACCGCTTGCATCCCCGATCCGCACATCTTGTTCAGCGTGACCGCAGGCACCGACTGCGGCAGCCCCGCACCCAGAGCCGCCTGCCGGGCCGGGGCCTGCCCCTGCCCCGCGGGCAGGACGCAACCCATCAGCACCTCGTCCACCCGGCGGCCCTCCACGCCCGCGCGCGACAGCGCCCCGGCGATGGCGGCGGCGCCCAGTTCGGGGGCGGTCAGGGGCGACAGGACGCCCTGCATCCCCCCCATGGGGGTGCGGACGGCGGCATGGACATAAACCTCGGTCATCTGGTTCTCGCGTGCTTACGGGTTGGTAAGGAATCCGCGCTAACCATGGTCGCAACGAAGGATTCGCTGCAAGGGGCCGGGATGAACATCACGATCGAGGAGATCGAGGGCGGCGTGCGCGCCCGCGTCGGGGAAACGCGGCTGGACGCGGCCATTTCGATCCGCTTCAAGGACCGTCTGCGGGAAATCATGTCGCGCCACGGACCATGCCTGTTGCTGGACCTGTCGATGGTGACATTCATGGACAGTTCCGGCCTTGGGGCGATCCTCGCGATCCGCCG contains:
- a CDS encoding acetyl-CoA C-acyltransferase — translated: MTEVYVHAAVRTPMGGMQGVLSPLTAPELGAAAIAGALSRAGVEGRRVDEVLMGCVLPAGQGQAPARQAALGAGLPQSVPAVTLNKMCGSGMQAVMQATDSIRAGSARTIVAGGMESMTNAPYLLPKMRGGARLGHGQVMDSMFLDGLEDAYDKGRLMGTFAEDCAEEFQFTRQAQDDYALRSLTRAQSAIREGRFADEVVAVTLATRGGETVVDTDEQPGNARPDKIPTLKPAFRKDGTVTAANSSSISDGAAALVLSDDPKGAIARIVGHAGHAQAPAEFPTAPVPAAEKLLAKLGWSKDDVDLWEVNEAFAVVPMAFMQKMGLSPDRVNVNGGACALGHPIGASGARIVVTLINALRQQGKMRGIAAICIGGGEGTALAVEML
- a CDS encoding STAS domain-containing protein is translated as MNITIEEIEGGVRARVGETRLDAAISIRFKDRLREIMSRHGPCLLLDLSMVTFMDSSGLGAILAIRRALPPGHRIELAGLTPNVDRVFRLTRMDLVFTIHGGATDAVAQAEGTPS